In the genome of Caulobacter flavus, the window CCGGGGCTTTCCTCGGCCTTGCCCAGGGCCAGCAGCGGCTCGTCGAGCGCGGCCTGGATGTCGGCCAGGCTGACGGCGCCCAGGGGCTTGAGCAGGGTCCAGCCGCCGCCGTGGCCCTTGGACGAGCCGACGATGCCGGCCTCGCGCAGCCCCGCGAAGGTGCGGCGGATGACCACCGGATTGGTCGCGGCCCAGCCGGCCAGGACTTCGGAGGTGAGGGCCTTGTCGGGCTGCTCGGCCATGTGCAGCAGCACGTGCAGGGCGACGGAGAGGCGGCTGTTCCGTTTCATGTAATGATGTATGTTACGTGAAGGGGCGGGGCGCAAGGGGGCGTTTTTCCGGGCGCCGCACCGAGGCTCCCTCGGTCGCCTTCCTGGGCCTTGTGCCCAGGATCCATTGCGCCGTCGCTCAGATCGCCGATAGCCGGCCTGGATCTCGGCGGCTGAACCATGGGCCCTGGGCACAAGGCCCAGGGAAGCGGATTTGGTGATGCAAATTTATGAGAACTATTGCCGCGCACTCGCGCGGGCCAGTGCGTGTCGTCCCCTTGATCCTCGATTGCTTCGCCCCGTTCCCCACCCGTCCTCGCCCGTAAAGTCAGCGAAAATCCCACTTCACCGTTGCATCGCTCCCCGCCCCATGCGCAAATGTCTGCCGCAAAGCGCGATGCAAATATTTGCGCAAACGGCCGGGCAAACCGGCGGCGTCAAGGCGGGGAAGCGATGACCAAGGCCAGGCTGAGCCTCTTCCAGATCTGGAACATGTGCTTCGGGTTCTTCGGGATCCAGATCGGCTTTGGCCTGCAGAACGCCAACACCAGCCGCATCTTCCAGACCCTCGGCGTCGAGATCGACCACCTGGCCATCCTGTGGATCGCAGCGCCCGCCACGGGCCTCTTGGTGCAGCCGATCATCGGCCACCTGTCCGACAAGACCTGGGGGCGGCTGGGCCGTCGGCGGCCCTATTTCTTCTGGGGCGCGATCCTGACCACGGCCGCCCTGGTCCTGATGCCCAACTCGCCGACCCTGTGGATCGCGGCCTCGGCGCTGTGGATCATGGACGCCTCGATCAACATCACCATGGAGCCGTTCCGGGCCTTCGTCGGCGACAACCTGCCCGACGAGCAGCGGTCCACCGGCTACGCCATGCAGAGCTTCTTCATCGGGATCGGGGCGGTGCTGGCCTCGTGCCTGCCCTGGATCCTGACCAACTGGCTGGACGTCGCCAACACCGCCCCGGCCGGCCAGATCCCGCCTTCGGTGCGCATCGCCTTCTACGCCGGCGGCGCGGTGCTGCTGGCGGCGGTGATGTGGACCGTCTTCACCACCCGAGAGTATTCGCCCGAGCAGATGGCCGCCTTCGAGGCGGCGCAGGCCGCTGCCAAGGGCGAGGCTGTCGCGACCCACGCCGGTCCGGGCCGGGCCGTCGCCGCCTACCTGACCGGCGGCGCGATCTGGACCATCGCCGGCCTGGCCGTCGCTGCGGGCGTCTACGCCCTCAAGCTGGAGAAGGAGCTCTACGTCCTGGCCGCCCTGATCGCGGGCTTTGGCCTAGCGCAGCTGGTCGCCGGCCAGCTGAAGCGGGCGGGGCGCACCGGCAACGGCTTTTCCGAGGTGGTCGAGGACCTGTTCGCCATGCCCGCCACCATGAAGCAGCTGGCGGTGGTGCAGTTCTTCTCGTGGTTCGGCCTGTTCGCCATGTGGATCTACACCACGCCCGCCGTCGCCGCCTTCCACTACGGCGCGACCGACGCGACCTCGGCCGCCTACAACGCCGGGGCCGACTGGGTGGGGGTGCTGTTCGGGGTCTACAACGGCGTGGCGGCCCTGGCGGCCCTGCTAATCCCGGTCATCGCCCGCGCCTTCAGCCGTCGCGTCGCCCACGCCATCTGCCTGGTCCTGGGCGGGCTTGGCCTGCTGTCGTTCATGGTCATCCGTGACCCGAAGCTGCTGGTTCTCGGCATGGTGGGGGTCGGCTTCGCCTGGAGCTCGATCCTGTCGTCGCCCTATTCGATCCTGTCGGGCTCGGTGCCGGGGCGGAAGATGGGCGTCTACATGGGCATCTTCAATTTCTTCATCGTCATCCCGCAGCTCCTGGCCGCCACCGTGCTGGGCCTGCTGCTCAAGACCTTCTTCGGCGGCCAGGCGATCTGGGCGCTGGTGCTGGGCGCGGCCGCGTTCCTGATCGCCGCGATCGCCGTCTTCGCCGTCAACGACCCGGGCGAGCCCAAGCGGCTGGCCAAGC includes:
- a CDS encoding RrF2 family transcriptional regulator, with product MKRNSRLSVALHVLLHMAEQPDKALTSEVLAGWAATNPVVIRRTFAGLREAGIVGSSKGHGGGWTLLKPLGAVSLADIQAALDEPLLALGKAEESPGCLVEQAVNAALDDAVAEARRLLDERLSKITLADLAAQIGPRRIVLQAAGGKDPHHDS
- a CDS encoding MFS transporter — protein: MTKARLSLFQIWNMCFGFFGIQIGFGLQNANTSRIFQTLGVEIDHLAILWIAAPATGLLVQPIIGHLSDKTWGRLGRRRPYFFWGAILTTAALVLMPNSPTLWIAASALWIMDASINITMEPFRAFVGDNLPDEQRSTGYAMQSFFIGIGAVLASCLPWILTNWLDVANTAPAGQIPPSVRIAFYAGGAVLLAAVMWTVFTTREYSPEQMAAFEAAQAAAKGEAVATHAGPGRAVAAYLTGGAIWTIAGLAVAAGVYALKLEKELYVLAALIAGFGLAQLVAGQLKRAGRTGNGFSEVVEDLFAMPATMKQLAVVQFFSWFGLFAMWIYTTPAVAAFHYGATDATSAAYNAGADWVGVLFGVYNGVAALAALLIPVIARAFSRRVAHAICLVLGGLGLLSFMVIRDPKLLVLGMVGVGFAWSSILSSPYSILSGSVPGRKMGVYMGIFNFFIVIPQLLAATVLGLLLKTFFGGQAIWALVLGAAAFLIAAIAVFAVNDPGEPKRLAKLTS